A genomic region of Chryseobacterium sp. KACC 21268 contains the following coding sequences:
- the secA gene encoding preprotein translocase subunit SecA, producing MSFLNTVLKSFLGDKNAKDLKEVKKVVAKIKTVESGIQALSDDGLRDKTAEFKEKLKTATAKFTTQIEETKEQIKNSTNVDEKEALFTKIETLKKESYEVEEKVLAEVLPEAFALVKETSRRLAQNGEIRVTATDRDRELAATKDFVVLEGDIAVWRNKWDAAGTPVVWDMVHYDTQFIGGVVLHQGKIAEMATGEGKTLVGTLPIYLNALPGRGVHVVTVNDYLAKRDSAWMGPLYEFHGMNIDCIDLHQPNSDARRKAYQASITYGTNNEFGFDYLRDNMVTSPTELVQGELNFAIVDEVDSVLVDDARTPLIISGPVPQGDRQEYDVLKPSIDRIVEVQKKTVSVLFNEAKKLIAAGKTKEGGFKLLQAYRGLPKNRQLIKFLSESGNRALLQKVEGQYMADNNRDMPIVDKDLYFVIDEKNNQIDLTDKGVEYMSAGNEDQQFFVLTDIGTEIADIEKQNLSKEDEFAAKEELYRDFSIKSERIHTLNQLLKAYTLFEKDDEYVVIDGEVKIVDEQTGRIMEGRRYSDGLHQAIEAKENVKIEAATQTFATVTLQNYFRMYNKLAGMTGTAETEAGEFWQIYKLDVVVIPTNRPIQRDDRQDLVFKTNREKYNAVIEEIEKLVEAGRPILVGTTSVEISQLLSKALSLRKIPHNVLNAKLHKKEAEIVAEAGGAGVVTIATNMAGRGTDIKLKGEVKANGGLAIIGTERHDSRRVDRQLRGRAGRQGDPGSSQFYVSLEDNLMRLFGSERIAKMMDRMGHKDGEVIQHSMISKSIERAQKKVEENNFGVRKRLLEYDDVMNKQRDVIYKRRKNALFGDHLKYDIVNMIYDTAAAIVSQSKATGNFKDFEFDIIKYFTMESPVTESQFSSTQIPALTDIVFKAAKEDYDLRLNLLKEKAYPIIENVFLNQGSMFKMIQVPFTDGIKTMTIVTDLQQAYETKCESLITDFEKNISLSIIDENWKTHLREMDDLRRSSQGAVYEQKDPLVIYKQESFYLFSEMVEKVNKEIVSFLYKGEIPA from the coding sequence ATGAGTTTTTTAAATACAGTTCTTAAAAGTTTTTTGGGAGACAAAAATGCAAAAGATCTTAAAGAAGTAAAAAAAGTTGTCGCAAAAATCAAAACAGTAGAATCTGGCATCCAAGCATTATCCGATGATGGATTGAGAGATAAAACAGCAGAGTTCAAAGAGAAATTGAAAACTGCCACTGCAAAATTTACAACCCAAATTGAAGAAACTAAAGAGCAGATAAAAAACTCAACCAACGTTGACGAGAAAGAAGCACTTTTCACCAAGATTGAAACTCTGAAAAAAGAGTCTTATGAAGTGGAAGAAAAAGTATTAGCTGAAGTTCTTCCAGAAGCATTTGCTTTGGTAAAGGAAACTTCCAGACGTTTGGCGCAAAACGGAGAGATTCGTGTAACAGCGACTGACAGAGACCGCGAATTGGCAGCCACAAAGGATTTTGTGGTGCTGGAAGGAGACATCGCTGTTTGGAGAAATAAATGGGATGCTGCTGGCACACCTGTCGTTTGGGATATGGTTCATTATGACACGCAGTTTATCGGTGGTGTTGTCCTTCACCAAGGGAAAATTGCAGAGATGGCAACCGGAGAAGGAAAAACGCTTGTTGGAACTTTACCAATCTACCTTAATGCACTTCCTGGCCGTGGTGTTCACGTGGTAACTGTGAATGACTATTTGGCAAAACGTGACTCCGCTTGGATGGGTCCATTGTACGAATTCCACGGCATGAACATCGATTGTATCGACCTTCACCAGCCAAACTCAGACGCTAGAAGAAAAGCTTATCAGGCAAGCATCACTTACGGAACCAACAACGAGTTTGGTTTCGATTATTTGAGAGACAATATGGTGACTTCTCCTACAGAATTAGTTCAGGGAGAATTGAACTTTGCAATTGTGGATGAGGTGGATTCTGTTTTGGTAGATGATGCCAGAACGCCATTGATTATTTCTGGTCCGGTTCCGCAAGGCGACAGACAGGAATATGATGTCTTGAAGCCTTCTATCGATAGAATCGTTGAAGTTCAGAAGAAAACCGTTTCAGTCCTTTTCAACGAAGCAAAAAAATTAATTGCTGCCGGAAAAACCAAAGAAGGCGGATTCAAATTACTACAAGCTTACAGAGGTCTTCCTAAGAACAGACAATTGATCAAGTTCTTGTCAGAAAGTGGAAACCGTGCATTGCTACAAAAAGTTGAAGGCCAATATATGGCGGACAACAACCGTGATATGCCAATCGTAGATAAAGATCTTTATTTCGTGATCGATGAGAAAAACAATCAAATCGATCTGACTGATAAAGGTGTAGAATATATGTCAGCTGGTAACGAAGACCAACAATTCTTCGTTTTAACAGACATCGGAACAGAAATCGCTGATATCGAAAAACAAAATCTTTCCAAAGAAGATGAATTCGCTGCGAAAGAAGAATTGTACAGAGATTTCTCTATCAAATCTGAGCGTATTCACACTTTAAATCAATTATTGAAAGCTTATACATTATTTGAAAAAGATGATGAATACGTGGTAATTGATGGCGAAGTGAAAATCGTTGATGAGCAAACTGGTCGTATTATGGAAGGAAGACGTTATTCCGACGGACTTCACCAAGCGATTGAAGCTAAGGAAAATGTAAAGATCGAAGCAGCGACTCAAACTTTTGCGACGGTTACTTTGCAGAATTACTTCCGTATGTACAACAAACTGGCTGGAATGACCGGAACGGCGGAAACAGAAGCCGGAGAATTCTGGCAGATTTACAAACTGGATGTGGTGGTAATTCCTACCAACAGACCAATCCAGAGAGATGACAGACAAGATTTGGTTTTCAAGACCAATCGCGAAAAATACAATGCAGTAATCGAGGAGATCGAAAAATTGGTAGAAGCAGGAAGACCTATTTTGGTTGGTACCACTTCTGTTGAGATCTCTCAATTGTTGTCAAAAGCATTAAGCTTAAGAAAAATCCCTCACAACGTTTTGAATGCGAAACTTCACAAGAAGGAAGCAGAAATCGTAGCTGAAGCTGGTGGCGCTGGTGTTGTAACCATAGCAACCAATATGGCAGGTAGAGGAACGGATATCAAACTGAAAGGCGAAGTGAAAGCCAATGGTGGTCTTGCGATCATCGGAACTGAAAGACACGATTCGCGTCGTGTTGACAGACAGTTGAGAGGTAGAGCTGGACGTCAAGGAGATCCAGGAAGTTCTCAGTTCTATGTTTCTTTGGAGGATAACTTGATGCGTCTTTTCGGATCAGAAAGAATTGCGAAAATGATGGACAGAATGGGACATAAAGATGGCGAAGTGATTCAGCACTCTATGATCTCCAAGTCTATCGAAAGAGCTCAGAAAAAAGTGGAGGAAAATAACTTCGGTGTCAGAAAGAGATTGTTGGAATATGATGATGTGATGAACAAACAGCGTGACGTGATCTACAAACGTAGAAAGAACGCCTTGTTCGGAGATCACTTGAAGTACGACATCGTGAATATGATCTATGATACAGCAGCTGCAATTGTTTCTCAATCCAAAGCTACTGGAAACTTCAAAGATTTCGAATTCGATATCATCAAGTATTTCACAATGGAATCGCCAGTCACTGAATCTCAATTTTCAAGCACTCAGATTCCTGCGTTGACAGACATCGTTTTCAAAGCGGCAAAAGAGGATTATGATCTTAGATTAAACCTTCTTAAAGAAAAAGCTTATCCAATTATCGAGAATGTGTTCCTAAATCAAGGTTCGATGTTTAAAATGATCCAGGTTCCGTTCACAGACGGCATTAAAACAATGACCATTGTAACTGACCTCCAACAAGCTTATGAAACCAAATGTGAATCTTTGATCACTGATTTTGAAAAGAATATCTCTTTATCTATCATTGATGAAAACTGGAAAACACACTTGAGAGAAATGGATGACCTACGTCGTTCTTCCCAAGGTGCGGTTTATGAGCAAAAAGATCCGTTGGTCATCTACAAGCAAGAATCTTTCTACTTGTTTAGCGAAATGGTAGAGAAAGTGAACAAAGAAATTGTTTCATTCTTATACAAAGGCGAAATTCCTGCATAA
- a CDS encoding PepSY-associated TM helix domain-containing protein — protein MKIKTAKRWFNWHKWTSLICTLFMFHLCITGLPLIFHEELEDILTPHKEAKVTEGTPKKSIDVLIKNAESANPGKIVRYAFWDQEAHPNQVLLDVVEKPDDAYEKSKYILLNEYTGEVLGEPKLEGFIYIVSRLHIDLFAGIPGKLFLGLMGILFIISIVSGIVLYGPIMKNFDFGMVRKSRTSRIKWLDTHNLLGIAVMAWMTVVGFTGVINAFSDVILGLWQQGQLAEMTAPYKNKKPIEGELSSLSSALKLAKDKTPGMDVSIVAFPGTAFTSKHHYAIFLKGNTEVTSKLLKPVLIDAENGSFTDSRTLPWYASALFLSQPLHFGDYGGMPMKIVWAVFDVFTILVLITGIYLWISRRKGEKKAWKKLESQIA, from the coding sequence TTGAAAATCAAAACAGCAAAACGGTGGTTTAATTGGCATAAATGGACAAGTCTTATTTGTACTCTGTTTATGTTCCATCTGTGCATCACTGGACTGCCACTGATTTTCCACGAGGAATTGGAAGATATCTTGACACCTCACAAAGAGGCAAAAGTTACTGAAGGAACACCAAAAAAGAGCATTGACGTTTTAATTAAAAATGCAGAATCAGCAAATCCTGGCAAAATAGTACGTTATGCATTTTGGGATCAGGAAGCACATCCTAATCAAGTTTTGTTAGATGTTGTAGAAAAACCAGACGACGCTTACGAAAAAAGCAAATACATTTTGCTTAACGAATACACTGGCGAAGTTCTGGGAGAACCTAAATTAGAAGGCTTCATTTACATCGTTTCCCGACTTCATATTGATCTTTTTGCAGGCATTCCGGGAAAATTATTTCTAGGACTGATGGGGATTTTATTCATTATATCAATCGTTTCCGGAATTGTTCTTTACGGACCGATTATGAAGAATTTTGATTTTGGAATGGTAAGAAAGTCCAGAACCAGCAGAATCAAATGGCTGGATACACATAATTTATTAGGTATTGCAGTAATGGCCTGGATGACAGTTGTAGGTTTTACAGGCGTCATCAATGCCTTTTCGGACGTCATATTGGGACTTTGGCAGCAAGGACAACTGGCAGAAATGACAGCACCTTACAAAAACAAAAAACCAATCGAAGGAGAATTGAGTTCCCTGAGTTCTGCTTTGAAATTGGCGAAAGATAAAACACCAGGAATGGATGTGTCAATTGTTGCATTTCCCGGAACTGCTTTTACCAGCAAACACCATTATGCTATTTTCTTAAAAGGAAATACAGAAGTTACATCAAAACTTTTGAAGCCTGTTTTGATAGATGCAGAAAATGGAAGTTTCACAGACTCCAGAACATTGCCTTGGTATGCAAGTGCACTTTTCCTTTCGCAGCCATTGCATTTTGGAGATTATGGCGGGATGCCGATGAAAATTGTCTGGGCAGTTTTTGATGTCTTTACGATTCTTGTTCTTATCACGGGAATTTACTTATGGATTTCCAGAAGAAAAGGCGAAAAGAAAGCCTGGAAAAAACTGGAATCTCAAATAGCTTAA
- a CDS encoding TonB-dependent receptor encodes MKKLILSAALLSGVFALAQEKDSTNTKGIEEVIINSILKKDSEYTNKMPLRAIENPQSFSTVDKLFFENQMIYTVDDAYRNVAGIQKMWSATNRAGDGGAYIALRGFVSNNSLRDGLVAPVTTSIDAVNVERLEVLKGPSATLYGSNATSYGGAVNRITKKPYNELGGSVSLIGGSYNYYRAQADVNAPLTNDKKLMFRVNTAYTNSGTFQKTDAKNTYTAFTPSLLYRINDDLDVSLEFEMFDTKATPEQSFFYLSKATTGVDNAKDLEKLGLDYKQSYYGDGMYTTAKVRNIFGQVNYKINKNIRSSTNVSSAYTFSNGYNPYFTASLNPLDNQIYVSRADQSTDRSKKTYFQVQQNFNFDYKFGNDMRNRTVVGFDYQNIKSDLKYKYLTQGFLDSVPANGYDYAGTFNADTLGAAYQNLPVSTYDQLDEQDTYSAYISNVFTPLEGLNIMAAVRYENNDFKGGKLWINDVKAYNQTAFSPKFGVVYEIIKDQFSVFGNYQNSFKSNGYYFTDEFANTALSDPERANQFEGGFKGSLFNRKVNATLSYYNIKVKNTLYTLGYIPGTFNAFQNQAGKVESKGVELEVNAYLVKGLSLVGGVSYNDSKYLFSDPTTQGRRPGTAGSPWLASLYASYQIIDGNLKGLGFGIGGNYANDHREINNNTLDANGNVNGESIFILPKYLVLNASAFYDTKKFRIGVKVDNFTNQHYWVGFTTANPQTLINALGSVTYKF; translated from the coding sequence ATGAAGAAACTAATTTTAAGTGCAGCCCTTTTATCAGGAGTTTTCGCTTTAGCGCAGGAGAAAGACAGTACCAATACAAAAGGTATTGAAGAAGTTATCATCAATTCAATTCTAAAAAAAGATTCTGAATACACCAATAAAATGCCGTTGAGAGCAATTGAAAATCCACAATCATTCTCTACGGTTGACAAATTATTTTTTGAAAATCAAATGATCTACACGGTAGATGATGCATACAGAAATGTTGCAGGGATTCAAAAAATGTGGAGTGCTACAAATAGAGCTGGTGATGGAGGCGCATACATTGCATTAAGAGGTTTTGTATCTAATAATTCTTTAAGAGACGGTCTTGTTGCACCAGTCACCACATCAATCGATGCTGTGAATGTAGAAAGACTTGAAGTTCTAAAAGGTCCTTCTGCAACTTTGTACGGAAGTAATGCAACTTCATATGGTGGTGCAGTAAACAGAATTACTAAAAAACCATACAACGAATTGGGAGGTAGCGTTTCTTTGATTGGAGGAAGCTACAATTATTACAGAGCTCAGGCAGATGTGAATGCACCTCTTACCAATGATAAAAAATTAATGTTCCGTGTCAATACGGCTTATACAAATTCTGGAACTTTCCAAAAGACAGATGCGAAAAATACATATACTGCTTTTACGCCATCATTACTTTACAGAATAAATGACGATCTAGACGTTAGCTTGGAATTCGAAATGTTTGATACGAAAGCGACGCCTGAGCAATCATTTTTCTATTTATCAAAAGCAACAACAGGTGTTGACAACGCTAAGGATTTAGAAAAATTGGGTCTGGATTACAAACAGTCTTACTATGGAGATGGGATGTACACAACTGCAAAGGTTAGAAATATCTTCGGACAAGTAAATTATAAGATTAATAAAAACATTAGATCTTCTACGAATGTAAGTAGTGCGTATACTTTTTCTAACGGATACAATCCTTATTTCACAGCATCTTTAAATCCATTGGATAATCAAATCTACGTAAGCAGAGCAGATCAATCAACAGATCGTAGTAAGAAGACTTATTTCCAGGTTCAGCAGAATTTCAATTTTGATTACAAATTTGGAAACGATATGAGAAACAGAACTGTAGTTGGTTTTGATTATCAGAATATCAAAAGTGATTTGAAGTATAAATATCTTACACAAGGATTTTTAGATTCAGTTCCGGCAAATGGTTACGACTATGCAGGTACTTTCAATGCAGACACTTTGGGTGCAGCTTATCAAAATCTACCTGTCAGTACTTATGATCAATTAGACGAACAGGATACTTACAGTGCATATATTTCCAACGTTTTTACTCCTCTTGAAGGCTTAAACATTATGGCAGCTGTACGTTATGAAAACAATGATTTCAAAGGTGGAAAACTTTGGATCAACGATGTGAAGGCTTATAACCAAACTGCGTTCTCTCCTAAATTTGGTGTCGTTTACGAAATTATAAAAGATCAATTCTCTGTTTTCGGAAATTATCAAAACAGTTTCAAAAGCAATGGTTACTATTTTACTGATGAATTTGCCAATACTGCATTGTCAGATCCAGAAAGAGCTAATCAGTTTGAAGGAGGTTTCAAAGGAAGTTTATTCAACAGAAAGGTTAATGCAACTTTGAGTTACTACAATATTAAAGTGAAAAACACATTGTACACTTTAGGATATATCCCGGGCACTTTCAATGCATTCCAAAATCAAGCTGGAAAAGTTGAAAGTAAAGGAGTTGAGCTAGAAGTAAATGCATATTTAGTAAAAGGACTTTCTCTTGTTGGAGGTGTAAGCTACAATGATTCAAAATATCTTTTCTCTGACCCAACTACTCAAGGAAGAAGACCTGGAACTGCAGGATCACCTTGGTTAGCAAGTCTATATGCAAGTTATCAGATTATTGATGGAAACTTAAAAGGTTTAGGATTTGGTATCGGCGGAAACTATGCAAACGATCACAGAGAAATCAATAACAATACTTTGGATGCCAATGGAAATGTGAACGGTGAAAGTATCTTCATTCTGCCAAAATATTTGGTTCTAAATGCAAGTGCTTTCTACGATACGAAGAAATTCAGAATCGGAGTTAAAGTGGACAACTTTACCAACCAGCATTACTGGGTAGGTTTCACAACTGCAAATCCACAGACTCTTATCAATGCTCTAGGAAGCGTGACTTACAAATTCTAA
- a CDS encoding PepSY-associated TM helix domain-containing protein, producing MRKKHHHKKKPGFFKKWTAKLHLWFGLSIGTLIFIIAITGALYVFKDEVENVTRKEYIYHNEQNIDQKQILPIRVMEKLVNQQTKEKYPIHWINVPIDKKMSYQFYWYEHQPDQWNYFDEFPIYKLAYVNPYTGKVLQTYDEKNGFFAIVKSIHWSFLLKQDWGSYVVGIPVIIFLIMLITGIVLWWPKNKAARKQRFKFQWKDTTQWKRKNYDLHNILGFYSSIFALILTITGLFYAFFVVQAMIYVVFSGGETAYPDFSKITTKAPIEMKNDRTLDKISDKVKELYPTAYAFSLDLGHPHIDDHEHPNFEVYVRHLSYSYHKSSSLIFDENSGELLHTHDPKDKNFGEKTVAANYDIHVGAILGLPTKIIAFIVSLIIASMPITGFMIWWGRRKKTQIK from the coding sequence ATGAGGAAAAAACATCATCATAAGAAGAAACCTGGTTTCTTTAAAAAATGGACAGCCAAACTACATTTGTGGTTTGGCTTGTCCATTGGTACACTCATTTTCATTATCGCGATCACAGGCGCCTTGTATGTTTTCAAAGATGAGGTGGAAAATGTAACCAGAAAAGAATACATCTACCACAACGAGCAGAACATCGACCAAAAACAAATCCTGCCGATCCGCGTGATGGAAAAACTGGTCAACCAGCAGACCAAAGAAAAATATCCGATCCACTGGATCAACGTTCCGATCGACAAGAAAATGTCCTATCAATTCTACTGGTACGAGCATCAACCTGATCAATGGAATTACTTTGACGAATTTCCGATTTACAAATTAGCTTACGTCAATCCCTACACAGGAAAAGTACTGCAAACGTACGATGAGAAAAACGGTTTTTTTGCGATTGTAAAATCCATCCACTGGAGTTTTCTTTTGAAACAGGATTGGGGAAGTTATGTTGTCGGGATTCCGGTCATTATTTTCTTAATAATGCTGATCACAGGAATCGTCCTTTGGTGGCCTAAAAATAAAGCAGCCCGTAAACAACGCTTCAAATTCCAATGGAAAGACACCACACAATGGAAACGAAAGAATTATGACCTTCATAACATCCTCGGATTCTACTCTTCTATTTTTGCTTTGATCCTCACCATTACAGGTTTGTTCTACGCATTCTTTGTCGTTCAGGCGATGATCTACGTCGTATTTTCTGGCGGCGAAACAGCTTATCCTGATTTCTCAAAGATCACGACCAAAGCGCCAATCGAGATGAAAAACGACAGAACCTTGGACAAGATCTCTGACAAAGTGAAGGAACTCTATCCAACAGCTTATGCATTCAGTTTGGATCTTGGTCATCCGCATATCGACGATCACGAACATCCGAATTTCGAGGTTTATGTGAGACATCTCTCCTATTCTTATCACAAAAGCAGCAGCTTGATCTTTGATGAGAACTCTGGAGAATTACTGCACACACACGACCCGAAAGACAAGAACTTTGGAGAGAAAACCGTGGCTGCCAATTATGATATTCACGTTGGTGCGATCTTAGGCTTGCCGACAAAGATCATTGCATTCATTGTAAGTTTGATCATTGCCTCAATGCCGATCACTGGATTTATGATCTGGTGGGGACGAAGAAAGAAAACACAGATTAAATAA
- a CDS encoding TonB-dependent receptor produces MSSNPIILKKWSILFFTFTIIHSFAQNSINGKVLDSINNKPITSVKITLKADKNVSVQTDQDGNFTLTNINLFPSEFKIQKNGFESKSYYINENPTDTLIIKLLPNDFVITEVIVTARRREETAQQVPIPINVISGKKAEETGAFNVNRLKELVPSVQFYSSTPRNTSLSIRGLGSTFGLTNDGLDPGVGFYVDGVYYARPAATTLDFVDIERIEVLRGPQGTLFGKNTTAGTFNVTTKQPSFTTGGTAEISFGNYGFIQAKTSVTGAISDKFANRFSASGTHRDGTIYNSRTSQDLNDINSIAIRDQLLYKPNENLKFILTGDYNRLRANGYAQVIAGVVTTKRAAYRQFGNIISDLGYTLPTIDPFNRTVDTDTPWKAEQDMGGLSLNAEYTLGKGKIVSTSAWRFWNWNPSNDRDFTGLAALAKSQAPSKHQQWSQEIRWSGDFNEKLSGVFGVFGIWQRLRADKNGQIEEAGKDQWRFSQSSTSALWQTPGLLDGYGIKSYPSLNSFSGAVFGQLDWSFSEKFSLLPGIRVNYDKKEIDFKRYVYGGLETSDPALIALKNSVYSNQEFNASIDDTNFSGQLTLAFKPTKNYNLFGTFSTGFKPVGLNLGGLPTDSNGNALTELAVVKPERILHYELGLKSQPFKNFIFNLTLYNSSIKDYQVQVQAADLSINRGYLANAEKVRVRGIETDLSYSFSNFYFYSNLAYTEAIYKKFNNAPPALENTGGPTFVDISGGVLPGVSKWAGSTGGEINFAGKFLNYNGDYFFALDSYYRSTFSSSPTPSQFLNVPGYALFNSRFGFRVRQGVTTYLWVRNIFNRDYFEQLLPGAGNAGHYAAVLGDPRTYGVTIKYNF; encoded by the coding sequence ATGAGCAGCAATCCTATTATCTTGAAAAAGTGGTCCATCCTTTTTTTCACTTTTACAATCATCCATTCATTCGCACAGAATTCGATCAACGGAAAAGTTCTGGATAGCATCAACAACAAACCGATCACATCGGTCAAGATCACTTTGAAGGCCGATAAAAACGTATCCGTCCAAACCGATCAAGATGGTAATTTTACTTTAACAAACATCAATCTATTTCCTTCCGAATTCAAAATTCAGAAAAACGGATTCGAGTCGAAGTCTTATTATATTAATGAAAATCCGACCGACACTTTGATCATCAAACTTCTCCCCAATGATTTCGTGATCACGGAAGTCATCGTTACCGCCAGACGACGAGAAGAAACGGCGCAACAAGTTCCGATTCCCATCAATGTGATCTCGGGAAAAAAAGCGGAGGAAACGGGCGCTTTCAATGTCAACCGCTTGAAGGAACTGGTTCCATCAGTTCAGTTTTACAGTTCCACACCCAGGAATACGAGTCTCAGCATTCGAGGATTGGGTTCTACCTTTGGATTGACGAATGATGGTTTGGATCCAGGTGTTGGTTTCTACGTGGATGGCGTTTATTATGCAAGACCAGCAGCCACAACTCTAGATTTTGTTGACATCGAGAGAATCGAGGTTTTGCGCGGTCCGCAGGGAACTTTATTTGGTAAGAATACCACGGCCGGAACTTTCAATGTCACTACAAAGCAGCCAAGTTTCACAACCGGAGGAACAGCAGAGATCAGTTTTGGAAATTATGGATTCATTCAGGCAAAAACGTCTGTAACAGGCGCTATTTCGGATAAATTCGCTAATAGATTTTCTGCTTCCGGAACACATAGAGATGGGACAATTTATAATTCCAGAACCAGCCAAGACCTGAATGATATTAATTCTATTGCGATACGAGATCAGCTTTTATACAAACCCAATGAAAATTTAAAATTCATCTTGACCGGAGATTACAATCGACTTCGAGCAAATGGCTACGCACAAGTGATCGCCGGCGTTGTGACCACAAAAAGAGCGGCCTACAGACAATTTGGAAATATTATCTCTGACCTTGGATACACACTTCCAACAATCGACCCTTTCAACAGAACTGTCGACACAGACACGCCGTGGAAAGCGGAACAAGATATGGGTGGACTTTCCCTGAATGCTGAATACACCTTGGGAAAAGGAAAGATCGTTTCGACTTCAGCGTGGCGATTCTGGAACTGGAATCCATCCAATGACAGAGATTTTACAGGACTTGCAGCGTTGGCAAAATCCCAGGCGCCGAGCAAACATCAGCAATGGAGCCAGGAGATCCGCTGGTCTGGTGATTTCAATGAAAAACTGAGCGGCGTGTTCGGTGTTTTTGGAATCTGGCAAAGATTACGGGCAGACAAAAATGGACAGATCGAAGAAGCTGGAAAAGACCAATGGCGATTTTCCCAAAGTTCTACAAGCGCTTTGTGGCAAACGCCAGGATTGCTAGATGGCTATGGAATCAAATCTTATCCAAGTCTCAACTCTTTTAGTGGTGCGGTTTTCGGACAGTTGGATTGGAGCTTCTCCGAAAAATTTAGTTTACTGCCGGGAATTCGCGTCAATTATGATAAAAAGGAAATTGATTTTAAAAGATATGTTTATGGTGGCCTGGAAACCAGTGACCCAGCTTTGATCGCGCTCAAAAATTCCGTTTACAGCAATCAGGAATTCAATGCGTCGATAGATGACACCAACTTTTCCGGACAATTGACTTTAGCCTTCAAACCAACCAAAAACTACAACCTTTTCGGAACATTTTCAACGGGATTCAAACCAGTTGGACTGAATCTTGGCGGACTTCCAACAGATTCTAATGGCAATGCATTGACGGAATTGGCGGTCGTGAAACCAGAAAGGATCCTTCATTACGAATTAGGTTTGAAGTCTCAACCTTTCAAAAATTTCATTTTCAATCTAACCCTATACAATTCATCTATTAAGGATTATCAGGTTCAAGTTCAGGCAGCTGATCTTTCCATCAACAGAGGTTATCTAGCCAACGCCGAAAAAGTTAGAGTTCGCGGCATCGAAACAGACCTTTCTTACAGCTTTAGCAATTTCTATTTCTATTCCAATCTGGCTTACACAGAGGCAATCTATAAAAAATTCAACAATGCGCCGCCAGCTTTGGAGAATACAGGCGGACCTACTTTCGTTGATATTTCGGGAGGTGTTTTGCCAGGCGTTTCCAAATGGGCTGGTTCTACTGGTGGAGAAATTAATTTTGCAGGAAAATTCCTCAATTATAATGGCGATTATTTCTTCGCTTTGGATAGCTACTACCGTTCAACTTTCTCATCAAGCCCTACACCATCACAGTTTTTGAATGTTCCCGGCTATGCCCTTTTCAATTCGAGATTTGGGTTCCGTGTGCGACAAGGTGTCACGACCTATCTTTGGGTAAGGAATATTTTCAACCGCGATTATTTTGAGCAATTGCTTCCCGGTGCTGGAAATGCGGGACATTACGCCGCGGTTTTGGGCGACCCAAGAACTTATGGTGTTACGATAAAATATAACTTCTAA